The following coding sequences are from one Solea solea chromosome 11, fSolSol10.1, whole genome shotgun sequence window:
- the her12 gene encoding LOW QUALITY PROTEIN: hairy-related 12 (The sequence of the model RefSeq protein was modified relative to this genomic sequence to represent the inferred CDS: deleted 2 bases in 1 codon), translating to MFYCCAGSPTGRSVGTPALPEPHGFVMLISQYKMRSSSCRHITAQYRPEEAAAHLTCTDMAPCSENYSSIHHMRISVRDNIKLRKPVVEKMRRDRINTCIEQLKIILEKEFHQQEPNSKLEKADILEMTVSFLRQQLQPGLCQSDFKQGYSHCWRDSLHFLSAASNTDGSVTPLQSLQQQQQLHQVQRTSSSSPVCPTMLQKSSSSSSSSSRGPVWRPW from the exons ATGTTCTATTGTTGTGCTGGGAGTCCCACCGGTCGGAGTGTGGGAACCCCAGCCCTGCCCGAGCCACATGGCTTTGTTATGCTAATCAGCCAGTATAAAATGAGGAGCAGCTCCTGCAGGCACATCACAGCTCAA TACCGtccagaagaagcagcagctcaCCTCACCTGCACAGACATGGCTCCCTGCTCTGAAAACTACTCCTCTATTCATCACATGAGGATTTCTGTGAGAGACAACATTAAA ctgagAAAACCTGTTGTGGAGAAAATGCGTCGAGATCGCATCAACACCTGCATCGAGCAGCTGAAAATCATCCTGGAGAAAGAGTTTCACCAGCAAGAACCCAACTCCAAGCTGGAAAAAGCCGACATCCTGGAGATGACTGTGAGCTTCCTGAGGCAACAGCTGCAGCCAGGCCTCTGTCAGAGCGACTTTAAGCAAGGCTACTCTCACTGCTGGAGGGACTCTCTGCACTTCCTGTCTGCTGCCTCCAACACAGACGGCTCTGTCACTCCTCTGCAgagtcttcagcagcagcagcagctccatcaGGTCCAGAGAACCAGCAGCTCGTCCCCCGTCTGTCCCACCATGCtacagaagagcagcagcagcagcagcagcagcagcagaggacctgTGTGGAGGCCGTGGTAG
- the LOC131468659 gene encoding transcription factor HES-5-like, with protein MAPTVYGQANYSKENLTPAHKLRKPMVEKLRRDRINTSIEQLKSLLGPEFLRQHPDSKQEKADILEMAVAYMRRWQQHKQQQQHQQVGLTAGLTNGTDGYSRCVQEAVSFLSHCEVQTQAHRRLLSHFQGLQASGKSSPCTLSPPGSPLHQVSSSKNQTGCGLWRPW; from the exons ATGGCACCCACTGTTTATGGGCAAGCAAACTACTCCAAGGAAAACCTGACTCCGGCTCATAAG CTCAGAAAACCAATGGTGGAGAAACTGCGCAGAGACCGCATCAACACCAGCATCGAGCAGCTGAAGTCACTGCTGGGTCCAGAGTTCCTCAGGCAGCATCCCGACTCCAAGCAGGAGAAAGCTGACATCTTAGAAATGGCTGTGGCCTATATGAGAAGATGGCAGcagcataagcagcagcagcagcatcagcaggtCGGCTTGACCGCTGGACTGACAAACGGCACCGATGGCTACTCCCGCTGCGTGCAGGAGGCCGTCAGCTTCCTGTCCCACTGTGAGGTCCAGACTCAGGCGCACAGGCGGCTGCTCAGTCACTTCCAGGGCCTGCAGGCGTCCGGCAAGTCCAGTCCCTGCACCCTCTCACCTCCTGGCTCTCCTCTCCATCAGGTCAGCTCCAGTAAGAATCAGACCGGCTGTGGTCTGTGGAGACCCTGGTAG